The Treponema primitia ZAS-1 genome contains the following window.
GCCTTTCCATGGGCATGTCCGGGGATTTTGAGATTGCCATAGAGGAGGGTTCCACCCTGATCAGAATAGGAACCGCCATATTCGGAGAGCGGAATCCATGATCCCCCCAAAAGCTCTTTCAATCGTTTTACTTTTCATCATCCTCTGTACCCAGGGCCTCCCCGCGCAAGCGGTATCCACAAAGGAAGCCGTTTCTTCAAACAAATACGAAAAGGAAAAACCCGAATTCCCCCGCTGGGTCCGGGATCTCCGGCGGGCGGAAATTATTGCCTTCGGATCCTTTCCCTTCATGATGTTTCTCAGCAACTTTTCGGTAGATAGCTACCGCGCCTCCAACCATGATTGGGACAGCCGGTATATGCCCTGGCCATTTAAAGGCGCCGGCGCCGTTGACATGACCACCGATGAACACGTACTAACCCTTAGCGCCGCCATAGTCGGTTCCCTGGCAATTGCCCTGGCGGATCATCTGATTTTCCGGTTTAAACGGGAAAAGGCAGAACGGCGGGAGCAGCAACTGCCCGAGGGAGATCTGATCATACTCCGCAAACCCTGGCCCCTTGAAGATACCCCGGCCGGCGGCGAAGCGGCATCCCCGGATAAGGCCCCCAGTACCCCCTGATGCCCGATTATTCCTGTACCGTGAAGGACGGTTTAAGCGAGGAACTCCAACCAGGAGCCCCAGGACTCCGGCTTGACCGTTACGTAGCGGAGGAACTCAAACTCCTCACCCGTTCCCAGCTTAAAACGAAGCTGCTCAGCGCACGGCTAAACGGAAAGCCGGTTAAGCTATCCCGGCCCGTAAAGCCCGGGGATCTGCTGGAACTTTCCTGGGCGGAACCGCCGCCCTTGAACCTCATCCCCGAAGATATTCCCCTTACCATATTGTACGAAGATGAGCGGGTGGTGGTGATCGACAAAGCCCAGGGTATGGTGGTCCACCCCGGCGCAGGGAACCGTACCGGTACCATGGCCAACGCCCTGCTCTTCCGCCATTATAGCCTTGCGGGCGCCGGCTTTCGCCCGGGCATAGTTCACCGCCTGGACAAGGACACCTCCGGGGTGATCATCGCCGCCTACGATGATGAGGCCCTGGCGTTTCTGGCGGACCAGTTCAAAGAACGGCGCGTAAAAAAAACCTACGGGGCCATAGTCCTGGGAACCCCCCGGGAAAAAGCGGGGATCATCGAAACCCGGATAGTCCGTGACAGCCGGGATCGCAAACGCTTCACCGTTTCCCCGGACCGGGGTAAACCCGCCCTAACCCGCTACCGGGTGATCCGTTCCTGGGGCGCCTACTCGCTGCTCCTCCTCCAGCCCCGGACCGGCCGCACCCACCAACTCCGGGTCCACCTCCGCCACCTGGGCCACCCCATCCTCGGCGACCCCATCTACGGCGCTCCGGTAATTTCAACGCAGGACAAACGCTTCCTCCACGCCACACTGATGCTGCACGCACGGACCCTCGCAATAACGCTGCCGGGACAGGATACGCCGAGTATTTTTAAAGCGCCGCTGCCGGAACGGTTCCGGGAGTTTATCCGGGGTTAGTACTGAGTATTTTTATACGTTTATAGTTTTTTTGCTCCCACTGTTAATAATTATACAATTTTTTAGAAAATAACAAATAAACTCCGTTGTAAAAAATCAGTAAATTTATTTTTATTTTTATTGTTGATTATTTTAGTTATGATTAGTACATTTACTATACACTTATCAGGTATCTATTTTAGTATTCCTGTTGATAGCAAGTAAACATGGCTTTTGTATCATCCTACACCAGTTAAAGGGCTTGACAAAGAATCTGTTTTTTCCATTCGACAAAAAATATTGAAATATATATCAAATCTATTTTAGGTGTAAGAGTCCGGTTACAAAAGAAATCATTTTCCGGATTTTACAAGAGGTTTATATGACTGTTATTATGAAGCATCAATGGATTTTTCCAATCCTTTGCGTTCTGAGTATGGGGTTCTGGGCATGTTCTTCGCCCACTTCCTCTTCCGACCCTTCCAACCCGACGGATCCTTTAGGCCCGGGGAATTCTTCCCATTCTACAGATCCTTCCCATCCGGCGGATCCTTCCGACCCTTCCAACCCCGGCAAACCGGGGATCTACTATTATGGCAATGGTAACACCTGGGGCACCGCTCTGGTATCAGAAAGTTACGATAATAGTGACAGCGATACTGTTGCTATACGGGATCGCGGTGATCTGTACCGGGTCGGCTATCATTTCGCAGGATGGAATACCAATCCCGATGGAACCGGCGATAATTTTGAGGCAGGTTCAACCATAACTAAGGATGGAAAAGCAACAAAGTTGTATGCTGCCTGGGAAAAGGTTTTCCCCCTTATCTCGGCCGGAGACGGGTTTTCTACGCTGATAACCAGGGATGGAAAACTCTATTCCTCCGGGGGTAACGGTAATGGGGAGCTCGGAAACGGTACCACGGGTATGCGATGGCATTTTGGACCCGTGGGCGGAGACATTTCCGGCGGCGGCGTAAAAGGTGTCGCATCCGGCGGAGATCATTCCTTTGCAATTTTAAATAATGGAAACATTGCAGGCTGGGGAGCGGGAGAATTAGGAAAATTAGGGAATAATACGGCGACAGGGTTTTTTTGCACCCCAATCCGCCCCACGTATACCAGCGCCTTATCTAAGATAACAGCCGTATCCGCCGGCAGAATCCAAACCGCCATTCTCACTGATAACGGTGAATATTGGGCAACGGGCAGCCGGTGTTTTGGCGCCCTGGGGAATGGCAACGGCGAAGAACAGCTTACGTTTAAGAAAATCGGGGATAGTATCCGCTCCGTATCTGCGGGTGAGAGCTATGTGATGGCTGTTAAAAATGACGGAACCCTGTACACCGCCGGCTTCGGCGAACATGGGCGAACGGGTACTACTGCGGACACAACAGAGAAACTGACCTTGAATACAGAGGCCGGCGGCGATAACGCCATGGTCTTTTCCGGAAAGTTGAATCATACCATGCTCCTGAAAAATGACGGCCGTCTTTTCGCCGTAGGAAACAATGCCCTTGGACAGTTAGGCGTGGGGAATACCCAGGATCAGCAATCCTTTAAACCCGTTATTAATTCTACCGGGGAAGTCCTGTCCAACGTAGCTTTTGTGGCCCTGGGGGAAGCTCATTCCATGATTTTAGAAAATGACGGAACCCTCTGGGCTGCGGGGAATAACAACGACTGGCGGCTCGGTATAAAAGGAGACGCGGTACAAGACAAGGCTGTTAAGGTTATGGACAAGGTAGCCCATGTAGCAGCCGGATACAACCACACCCTGGTGGTAACCGAAGATGGCAAGCTTTGGGCCTCAGGCTCAAATGCACATGGCCAATTCGGCGGGGATCCCGTAAAACCGGTACGATACAACGCCTGGATTGAAATAGACATTTCTTCACTGCGCTAATATGTATGGGCTGTCCGGGAATACTTCCGGGCAGCTTTTTTCCCTACCGTCTCCAATACTCCGGCGTAAACAGTACCAGTACGGTCCACAGTTCAAGCCGCCCGGCGATCATGGCGAAGGAATAGAACCATTTGAGGTAATCCGGGAATGGGCTGAAATTGCGGCCCGGTCCTATGGCGCCGAACCCGGTTCCAATATTACCCAGCACCGCCACAGCGGTACTAAACGCAGAAAGGATGTCCATGCCGGAAACGGCGCCTGCCAGGGTAGTAAGGACGATCACCGCAGCGTAGAGGAAGACGAAACCCGCTACCCCGTAGACCACGTCCTTGCGGCCCACCTTTTTGTTTAGCTGAATACCGAATACCCCCTGGGGATAGAGGATGCGCCGCAGTTCGTTGCCGGTTTGTTTCCAGAGTACCACATGGCGGATCACCTTGATGCCCCCGGCGGTGGAGGCTGAACAGCCGCCGACGAACATGAGACAGAAGAGAATGCCCTGGGTAACGGCAGGCCAGAGGGTATAATCGGTAATAACCGAACCGGTGGTGGACAGGACCGATGCGGTCTGAAAGGCGCCGTAACGGAGGGCGGAACCTACCGAACCGTAGAAGGGAACCAGACTTATGGTTACCGCTGCTGCGGCTATAATAAAGATGAGCAGATAAGCCCGGCCTTCAGTATTGTTGATGACGTCCTTGAACTTTCCCCGGAGAAGACGGTAGTAAAGATTGAAATTAAGCCCCGCCAGGAGCATAAATACTATGGATACGATGTCGATAAAAGCCGAGTTATACCAGGAAAGGCCGGCGTTCTTAGTACTGATACCACCGGACGCCATGGTAGTAAAGCCGTGGCAGATGGCATCAAGCCAATCCATGCCTCCCAGCCGAAAGAGTATCGCCAGTACCGCGGTGAGGGCGCAGTAGCTGACCCAGAGCAGCTTGGCGGTATCGGTGATCCTGGGGGTGATCCGCTCCTTATCCGCCCCGGGGGCCTCCGCTTTGACAAGCTGGAAGCTGCCGACCCCCAGCAGGGGCATGAGCGCCACGGTGAGCAGAACTATCCCCATGCCGCCAATCCAGTGGCTCATACTCCGCCACAGGAGGAGCGACTTGGGCAGGGCCTCAACATTAGTAATGGTGGTAGCCCCGGTGGTGGCAAAACCACAGGCGCTTTCAAAAAAGGCATCGGTAAAACTGAAACCATGGCCGGAAAGGTAGAAAGGCATGGTCCCCAGGAGACTCATCAAAACCCAGATGAGGAAGACCAGGAGGAAACCGTCCCGGGGCCTGAACCGGGGACGATCCCTACGGAACGAAAAAAAGGCCGGCAGGGCCGCTGCAATGACGATTCCCGCGGGAATGCCTATGGCCAAAACCATGCTCCCCTCACCGCTTACCACGGCCAGCGCCAGGGGGATAAGCATGACCGCCGCCACCATACCAAGGAATATTATTAGGATGCGCCACTTGCAACGCAGTTCCCCGCGCAGTAAAACGAAGGACCGCATGACTCAGCTCACCTCCCCTGGAAGGAACCGAAAAACTGTTCCAGTTCCGTTTCACTGCCATCTTTGGCGATCAGGATGATCCGGTCGCCGCTCTTGAAGATATAGTCGCCCCGGGGAATAAAAGAGCTGCGGTCCCCAGGTCCGGCCCCGCGGTTCACCAGCATTACCAGGGCGCCGCCTGAAAGGTTTAGCTCGGCGATCCCCTTCTCCGCAGCAGGAGTGTCGGGACCCAATTCAATCTCGAAAACGTTGATGTCCCCGTTGCCAAGGCGGTGGACGGCGGTAACCCCCTCGCCCATGAGGTGGGACAGAATGGAATCAACCACCACCGACTTCATGGGGATCACCACATCCACCCCAAGCTGCCGGGCAATAGCCGCGTACCCGGAACCGGTTACCATGGCTATTGCCCGGTGGACTCCCCGGGACTTCAGGTAAAGGGCGGCAATCATGTTCAGTTCCTGATCCTCCGTGGCGGTTATGATCAGGTCCAGGTCGTCGATCCGTTCTTCGGCAACAAAACTTTCGTCGGAAATATCTTCATTGAGGACCAGCGCCTCGGGGTAGCGGGCGGCAAGATCCTTACAGAGATTGTAATCCTTTTCAATGATAGTCACCTGCCGGCCGGACCGGGGAATCATGGTCTTCAAAAAAGAAATCAGAGAACCCTTATGCTGCTGCTTTTCCCCCAGAAGACCCTCCGCAACGAGGGCCCCTACCCGGCTGCCACCGACTATACCTATTTTTCGCAGCGCCCGTTCCGAACGTCCCGCCAGTTTAAAGATATGGTCCAGGTCCTGTTCCTTAGCGAGGATGTGGACCCGGTCTCCCACGCTGAGGATCGTGGAACCCCGGGGCAGGAGGGTTTCATCCCGGCGTTCCACCAGGGTCACCAGGCTGTCCTCCTTTACCAGGCTACGGAAGTCCTTCATGGCCAGGCCGTCGAACCCGCTTCCGCCGGTGATCTCCACGGAACCCAGTTCGTAGGGGGTATCCGCAAACACCAGGATATCCCCCATGGCGCCGTGTTCAACCGCGTTCAGTACAGACCGGGCCGCCTCTACATCGGGATGCACGAAATAATCTATCCCCAGGATAGCGCGGTCTTCCAGGTACCGGTTTTCCCCGGCGTTGAGCTTGATATAATCGTCGTTCCGTACCCGGGCGATCTTGAGCAGCTTGGGATACCGGGACGCGGCAAGCCCGCAGGTGATCATGTTCACCTCGTCGGAGTCGGTAACGCAGACCAGGGCGTCCGCCTTGGCAAGCCCCGCTTCTTCCAGGGCAGAAAGGCTGTTTCCCCCGTCGTGGATGACCAGACAGTCCAGCCTGTTGGATGCATGACGGGCCCGCTCTTCGTTAGCCTCAATCAGGGAGACATCGTGCTTTTCCAGGACGAGATGCCGGGCCAGCTGGGTTCCCACCATTCCCGCCCCGACGATAACTATACGCATGGTAGTAGTATATGAAAAAAAGCGGGGGATTTCCACGGACTCCTAATGCATTTTATACAGCGGCGTCATATACGGGGTGCAGGGGTAGTCGGATCGCAGTTTGCGGGAATACACCCCGTATGGTATACTAAATCTTAATGGAGATCGAGGTAAAATGGTGGGAACGGTGTATGAAGAAATCACGTTAAAGAATGCACGGGATGTCGGCAATGCTAAGCACGGGCTTATTGAGGAACCGGAAGTCCGGGAAATGACGGTACAGTGTGTGGTTGATACCGGTGCGGAGACCCTGGTTATCAGCGAAGCGGTACAGCAAGAACTGGGGCTGCGGACAGAGCATCTGCACGAGTCTACCCTGGCAAATGGGGAAACGGTGGTCTGTAAGATAGCCGAGACCGTCCGGGTGTACTGGAAGGATCGCTTCATGGCCTGTGACCCCTGGGTACTTCCCGGCGCGAAGGAAGTGCTCCTTGGCTCAATCCCTCTGGAAAACATGGACCTCATGGTGGACTCAAAAAGCCGGAAACTGGTCGGCGTCCACGGCGACCAACCTTTGGGGCGTATCTGGTAAAGTGTAGAGACAGCCAAAGGTTTGACGCGGTATTAAACCAGACTCTCGAATAGGAACCCTCCTTGCCATAGATCGCCGGACAGCGTATATTTGAACGAGAAGGAATAAGTATGTATGCAAGCTACCACCTTAAAGCAGATGAACTCAATGTCGATGTTATCCAAAGCCTGAAAAACACGTTTCACCAGCGTGAAATCGTTATTTTGCCCAAAGACGAATATGATGCATGGGAAAAGGCACGGCACAATGCGGCGTTTACAGAGGAATTACGGAACCGCATTAAAGATCTTGACGAGGGCAAAGGCATTGGTAAAACTATGGCGGAACTTGAGGCTATGGTGAATGAATGAGGTAACCTTTCATGTGGATGCCTTTGAGGAATACCTGGAATGGCAGAGGGAAGATCGAAAAACACTTAAAAAAATAAATGCGCTTATAAAGGACATTCAACGCAACGGATTATTGCAAGGTATCGGCAAGCCAGAATTTTTAAAACATCTTAAAGCATATAGTCGTCGTATTGATGACGTAAACCGGCTTATATATACAGCCGATGAAAACCAAAACCTGCATATTATTGCCTGTAAAGGCCATTATACATAATTGGGCAGAAAGACACCTGGTGCCGTACGGCTGCGGCGGCTTACTCCCGGAGCTCCGCGCCGAGCATTTCCAGAAAGCCCGGGTACGTAACGGCGGCGCTTTCGGCAGCCGCAATTTCCACCGGCCCCGCGGCGCCCAGGGCCCCCGCTGCCAGGGCCATCACGATCCGGTGATCCCCCCGGCCATCAACCCGGCCTCCCGTAAGGCCCTTCGCTCCGTTGCCGTGGATGATCATGCCGTCGGGTCGCTCCGTGGTCCGCACCCCCAACCTGCCCAGCTCTTCCGCCATCACGGCGATACGATCCGTTTCCTTGATCCGCGCGTGGGCCACGTTTACCAGGGCGGTATCACCTTCGGCGTAGGCGGCTGTCACGGCCATCATGGGGAGCAGGTCCGGGGTGGCGTTCAGGTCGAACTCGCCGCTCCGGAGAGGGCCGGTACGGGAAACCCGCAGCGCCCACTCGGCGGCTTGTCCGGCAGCCGCTTCCGGCCTGGTATCCGGTACTTGCCGGGACCACTCCACGGCGCAGCCCATTTTACCAAGCATATCGAAAAAGGCCTTATCGCCCTGGGTATCTTCCCGGTCCAGCCCCAGGAGCGTGACCGGCCCCCCGGTGATGGCGGCGATACCTCCGGGGAAAGCGGCGGAGGAAAAGTCCCCCGGCACCGGGCCGTTCATGTGCCGGTAACAGGCGCCGCCGGGTATACTGAACCGGGAAAAATCCTTGGCGGCCTGGAAGGGTATGCCCTGGGCCTGTAAGTACGAAAGGGTCATCTCTATATACGGCTTTTCGTTAAGCAGGGGTACGTCGATTTCGGTGACGGTTCCGGCCGGGGCCAGGGGGGCCGCCAGGAGCAGCGCCGAAAGGTACTGGCTGGTGGGGCAGGCTATGCTCACCCGGCCGCCCTTCCAGGGGCCCCGGACGGTGATGGGGACGCAGCCCCGGACGGATTCCACGGCGATACCCAGGCCGGAAAGGGCGTCCAGCAGGGGGCCGGCGCTCCGGCGGGCTATCTGCTCGTCCCCGGTAAAGCTTACCGGAACATCCCCCAGGGCGGCGGCGGCCAGAACCAGGAACAGGGTGGTGCCGGAATTGCCCACGTCCAAGGGCCTTGTACCGCTGCCCTTCATACCGCCGCCGGTTTCCGTCCCAAAACCCAGGCCCCGGACGGTCCAGCCAACCAGCTTCTTGCCATCCCCATCGGCGGGGTTAGGACAGCCGGGATAGTCGGCGCGACGCTCCTCAATCTCCGCTCCCAGGGCGTGGCAGACGCTCAGGCAGGAACGGGCATCCAGGGAATCCAGGGGATAATCGATGGCCGAAACCCCTTCCCCAAGGGCAGCCAGGATCAGCCGCCGGATGGTGTGGGACTTTGAAGCGGGGATACGCAGGGTCTTGTCAAAATGCCCAGGTTTGATAATTGCTTGCATTATAAGAAAATAAAGATAAGGCTCGTAATAATCCCCATAATTCCTATGGCGATCCCCCCCATGGCTCCCTGGATTTCCCCCTGCTCCAGGGCCGCTGCGGTTCCTATGGCATGGCCGGAAGCTCCCAGGGCAACCCCCGCGGCTACCGGATCCTTGAGCTTGAACAGCCTGATCAGGAAGGGGCTAATGGAGGCACTGAAGACACCGGTAACTATCACCGCGGAAACCGTAAGCCCCCCAAGGCCGCCGTTTTTTACCGATAGTTCCAGGGCAATGGCGGTGGTAACCGACTTGGGCAGCATGGACAGGGTTACCGCCGTATCAAGAGAAAAAAGCCGGCAGAGCAGGGCGATGCTCCCTATGGAAGCGAAGGAACCCGCCAGACAGCCCAGGAGGATCGGGATGATATTAGCCCTCAGCAGGCTGCGCTGCCGGTAAATCCGGAGGGCCAGGATGGTGGTAGCCGGGACTATAAACATGGTGATCATACTGCCCCCCGCCATATATTGTTCCAGGCTCAGGGGGGTGACGCAGACTATGAGGATCACCAGGGCATTGGCTATCAGCATGGGGTTTGTCAGGGGGGAATGGACGAGCTTCCCTACCCGGAACCCGATAAAATAACAAATAATGGTGAGAATAATACCAAAAACCGGCAGGGCGATAAGATTTCCCACAGCCTACCCCTGTTTTGAGAGGATCATACGGGAAAGCCGTACGGTACCGTAGGTAACAAAGAAGGTAACCATGGTACTGATAACCGCTATGAGAAACAACTGTACCACCACCGGCTGTATATACCCGTAGTTTTCCAGGACCGTCACCGCAGCGGGGAGGAAGAAAAAAGCCATATTGGCGCTTAAAAAATCGCCGGTTTCCCCCAAATGTTCCGGTTTTACCAGCCGTAATCCCAGGGCGGCC
Protein-coding sequences here:
- a CDS encoding RluA family pseudouridine synthase, coding for MPDYSCTVKDGLSEELQPGAPGLRLDRYVAEELKLLTRSQLKTKLLSARLNGKPVKLSRPVKPGDLLELSWAEPPPLNLIPEDIPLTILYEDERVVVIDKAQGMVVHPGAGNRTGTMANALLFRHYSLAGAGFRPGIVHRLDKDTSGVIIAAYDDEALAFLADQFKERRVKKTYGAIVLGTPREKAGIIETRIVRDSRDRKRFTVSPDRGKPALTRYRVIRSWGAYSLLLLQPRTGRTHQLRVHLRHLGHPILGDPIYGAPVISTQDKRFLHATLMLHARTLAITLPGQDTPSIFKAPLPERFREFIRG
- a CDS encoding InlB B-repeat-containing protein — its product is MTVIMKHQWIFPILCVLSMGFWACSSPTSSSDPSNPTDPLGPGNSSHSTDPSHPADPSDPSNPGKPGIYYYGNGNTWGTALVSESYDNSDSDTVAIRDRGDLYRVGYHFAGWNTNPDGTGDNFEAGSTITKDGKATKLYAAWEKVFPLISAGDGFSTLITRDGKLYSSGGNGNGELGNGTTGMRWHFGPVGGDISGGGVKGVASGGDHSFAILNNGNIAGWGAGELGKLGNNTATGFFCTPIRPTYTSALSKITAVSAGRIQTAILTDNGEYWATGSRCFGALGNGNGEEQLTFKKIGDSIRSVSAGESYVMAVKNDGTLYTAGFGEHGRTGTTADTTEKLTLNTEAGGDNAMVFSGKLNHTMLLKNDGRLFAVGNNALGQLGVGNTQDQQSFKPVINSTGEVLSNVAFVALGEAHSMILENDGTLWAAGNNNDWRLGIKGDAVQDKAVKVMDKVAHVAAGYNHTLVVTEDGKLWASGSNAHGQFGGDPVKPVRYNAWIEIDISSLR
- a CDS encoding TrkH family potassium uptake protein, translating into MRSFVLLRGELRCKWRILIIFLGMVAAVMLIPLALAVVSGEGSMVLAIGIPAGIVIAAALPAFFSFRRDRPRFRPRDGFLLVFLIWVLMSLLGTMPFYLSGHGFSFTDAFFESACGFATTGATTITNVEALPKSLLLWRSMSHWIGGMGIVLLTVALMPLLGVGSFQLVKAEAPGADKERITPRITDTAKLLWVSYCALTAVLAILFRLGGMDWLDAICHGFTTMASGGISTKNAGLSWYNSAFIDIVSIVFMLLAGLNFNLYYRLLRGKFKDVINNTEGRAYLLIFIIAAAAVTISLVPFYGSVGSALRYGAFQTASVLSTTGSVITDYTLWPAVTQGILFCLMFVGGCSASTAGGIKVIRHVVLWKQTGNELRRILYPQGVFGIQLNKKVGRKDVVYGVAGFVFLYAAVIVLTTLAGAVSGMDILSAFSTAVAVLGNIGTGFGAIGPGRNFSPFPDYLKWFYSFAMIAGRLELWTVLVLFTPEYWRR
- the trkA gene encoding Trk system potassium transporter TrkA yields the protein MEIPRFFSYTTTMRIVIVGAGMVGTQLARHLVLEKHDVSLIEANEERARHASNRLDCLVIHDGGNSLSALEEAGLAKADALVCVTDSDEVNMITCGLAASRYPKLLKIARVRNDDYIKLNAGENRYLEDRAILGIDYFVHPDVEAARSVLNAVEHGAMGDILVFADTPYELGSVEITGGSGFDGLAMKDFRSLVKEDSLVTLVERRDETLLPRGSTILSVGDRVHILAKEQDLDHIFKLAGRSERALRKIGIVGGSRVGALVAEGLLGEKQQHKGSLISFLKTMIPRSGRQVTIIEKDYNLCKDLAARYPEALVLNEDISDESFVAEERIDDLDLIITATEDQELNMIAALYLKSRGVHRAIAMVTGSGYAAIARQLGVDVVIPMKSVVVDSILSHLMGEGVTAVHRLGNGDINVFEIELGPDTPAAEKGIAELNLSGGALVMLVNRGAGPGDRSSFIPRGDYIFKSGDRIILIAKDGSETELEQFFGSFQGR
- a CDS encoding aspartyl protease family protein, which produces MVGTVYEEITLKNARDVGNAKHGLIEEPEVREMTVQCVVDTGAETLVISEAVQQELGLRTEHLHESTLANGETVVCKIAETVRVYWKDRFMACDPWVLPGAKEVLLGSIPLENMDLMVDSKSRKLVGVHGDQPLGRIW
- a CDS encoding Txe/YoeB family addiction module toxin; this translates as MNEVTFHVDAFEEYLEWQREDRKTLKKINALIKDIQRNGLLQGIGKPEFLKHLKAYSRRIDDVNRLIYTADENQNLHIIACKGHYT
- the aroA gene encoding 3-phosphoshikimate 1-carboxyvinyltransferase, coding for MQAIIKPGHFDKTLRIPASKSHTIRRLILAALGEGVSAIDYPLDSLDARSCLSVCHALGAEIEERRADYPGCPNPADGDGKKLVGWTVRGLGFGTETGGGMKGSGTRPLDVGNSGTTLFLVLAAAALGDVPVSFTGDEQIARRSAGPLLDALSGLGIAVESVRGCVPITVRGPWKGGRVSIACPTSQYLSALLLAAPLAPAGTVTEIDVPLLNEKPYIEMTLSYLQAQGIPFQAAKDFSRFSIPGGACYRHMNGPVPGDFSSAAFPGGIAAITGGPVTLLGLDREDTQGDKAFFDMLGKMGCAVEWSRQVPDTRPEAAAGQAAEWALRVSRTGPLRSGEFDLNATPDLLPMMAVTAAYAEGDTALVNVAHARIKETDRIAVMAEELGRLGVRTTERPDGMIIHGNGAKGLTGGRVDGRGDHRIVMALAAGALGAAGPVEIAAAESAAVTYPGFLEMLGAELRE
- a CDS encoding LrgB family protein; its protein translation is MGNLIALPVFGIILTIICYFIGFRVGKLVHSPLTNPMLIANALVILIVCVTPLSLEQYMAGGSMITMFIVPATTILALRIYRQRSLLRANIIPILLGCLAGSFASIGSIALLCRLFSLDTAVTLSMLPKSVTTAIALELSVKNGGLGGLTVSAVIVTGVFSASISPFLIRLFKLKDPVAAGVALGASGHAIGTAAALEQGEIQGAMGGIAIGIMGIITSLIFIFL
- a CDS encoding CidA/LrgA family protein, with the translated sequence MRILRQLGLILAFGFLGEIISHYLPLGMPASVLGMVLMLAALGLRLVKPEHLGETGDFLSANMAFFFLPAAVTVLENYGYIQPVVVQLFLIAVISTMVTFFVTYGTVRLSRMILSKQG